Proteins co-encoded in one Helicoverpa zea isolate HzStark_Cry1AcR chromosome 18, ilHelZeax1.1, whole genome shotgun sequence genomic window:
- the LOC124638719 gene encoding chromatin assembly factor 1 p55 subunit, whose protein sequence is MGDKGDGETFDDAVEERVINEEYKIWKKNTPFLYDLVMTHALEWPSLTAQWLPDVTRPEGKDYSVHRLILGTHTSDEQNHLLIASVQLPNEDAQFDASHYDNDKGEFGGFGSVSGKIDIEIKINHEGEVNRARYMPQNPCVIATKTPSSDVLVFDYTKHPSKPEPSGECHPDLRLRGHQKEGYGLSWNPNLNGYLLSASDDHTICLWDINATPKEGRVIEAKSVFTGHTAVVEDVAWHLLHESLFGSVADDQKLMIWDTRCNNTSKPSHTVDAHTAEVNCLSFNPYSEFILATGSADKTVALWDLRNLKLKLHSFESHKDEIFQVQWSPHNETILASSGTDRRLHVWDLSKIGEEQTAEDAEDGPPELLFIHGGHTAKISDFSWNPNEPWVICSVSEDNIMQVWQMAENIYNDEEPETPASELESGVNVNHG, encoded by the exons TGATGATGCCGTTGAAGAGAGGGTAATCAATGAGGAGTACAAAATATGGAAGAAGAATACCCCGTTCTTGTATGATTTGGTGATGACACACGCTCTGGAATGGCCCTCGTTAACTGCTCAGTGGCTTCCAGACGTGACCAGACCCGAAGGCAAGGACTACTCCGTTCATAG ATTGATCTTGGGCACACATACATCAGACGAACAGAACCATCTACTGATTGCCAGTGTTCAGCTGCCGAATGAAGATGCACAGTTTGACGCCAGCCACTACGACAATGATAAAGGAG AATTTGGTGGCTTTGGCTCAGTGTCGGGTAAAATCGACATTGAGATAAAGATCAACCATGAAGGTGAGGTGAATAGGGCACGTTACATGCCCCAGAACCCCTGTGTCATTGCCACCAAGACACCTTCCTCCGATGTGCTGGTCTTTGACTACACTAAGCATCCGTCAAAGCCTGAACCTTCCGGCGAGTGTCACCCTGACCTTAG ATTGCGAGGTCATCAAAAAGAAGGCTATGGCTTATCCTGGAACCCCAACCTAAATGGATATCTTCTGTCTGCCAG TGATGACCACACAATCTGCCTGTGGGATATAAACGCGACGCCGAAGGAAGGCCGCGTGATCGAGGCCAAGTCAGTCTTCACAGGACACACCGCCGTCGTCGAGGACGTGGCCTGGCATCTGCTGCACGAGTCATTGTTTGGATCCGTCGCTGATGATCAGAAGCTCATGATTTGGGACACTAG GTGTAACAACACTTCGAAGCCCTCTCACACAGTGGACGCGCACACCGCGGAGGTGAACTGCCTCAGCTTTAACCCCTACTCCGAGTTCATACTAGCCACAGGCAGTGCTGATAAAACG GTGGCGCTATGGGACCTGCGCAACCTGAAGCTGAAGCTGCACTCGTTCGAGTCGCACAAGGACGAGATCTTCCAGGTGCAGTGGTCCCCGCACAACGAGACCATCCTCGCCAGCAGCGGCACCGACAGGAG GCTTCACGTCTGGGACCTGTCCAAGATCGGCGAGGAGCAGACGGCAGAGGACGCGGAGGACGGACCTCCGGAACTGCTGTTCATACACGGAGGCCATACTGCCAAGATATCCGACTTCTCCTGGAACCCTAACGAGCCGTGGGTCATCTGCTCTGTGTCGGAAGATAATATTATGCAG GTATGGCAAATGGCTGAGAACATATACAATGATGAAGAACCGGAGACGCCCGCCTCGGAACTGGAGTCCGGCGTCAACGTCAACCACGGCTAG